tttgaagatgaaggaagaagaaactgtCAAACAATACTCTGACAGGATTATGGCTGTAGTTAACAACATTAGGCTCCTTGGAGAGCAGTTCAATGAAGCTAGGATAGTGGAAAAGGTTATTGCAACTCTGCCTGAGAGGTATGAGGCAAAAATCTCATCTCTCGAAGACTCAAGAGACTTGTCCAGCATCTCCCTGACAGAGTTGATCAATGCTCTATATGCTCAAGAGCAGAGGAGAGCAAGCAAACTAGAGGAGCACCAAGAAGGTGCCTTTCAGGCAAGAACAAATACTGCCTACAAAGGCAAGAAGGCCCGGAGAGACAAGCCAAGGTTTGATGCTGCAAGAAAAGAGGGTCAAACTTGCAAGCACTGTAGAAGGGCTGGTCATCCAGAAGAAAAATGTTGGTTCAATCCAGATACTGTATGTTAGCATTGTAAAAAGAAGGGTCATGTTGAGAGAGTCTATAAGAGCAAGGCCAAATCAAGGCAGAATCAGCTTCAACAGATGAAAGCTGAGGCTCGAGTAGCAAAGGAGAACAGTGACCAAGAGGAGCAGGTCTTTGCTGTGTCATGCTCAGCTGCTCAGGAAAGGCTCTCATCTGGTTGGCTCCTAGACAGTGGATGTACCAACCATATGACACCTGATGCTGCTATCTTCAAGTCCTTAGACAGAAGCTGCAGAACTAAAGTCAAGATAGGTAATGGTCACCTTATCCAAGCTGAAGGCAAGGGTGATGTGCTGATATGCACTTCCACAGGTGCCAAACTGATTTCAAATGTGCTTCTAGTGCCTGAAATTGACAGAAACCTGCTCAGCATAGCTCAATTGCTGGAGAAAGGTTATTCTGTTGTGTTCAAAGACAACCAGTGCCAAATcagtgatccaagtggatccaaGCTGATGGCAGTCCCTATGGCTAATAAGAGCTTTGTAGTTGACTGGACAAGGGAGTCAGACATTGCCTACATAGCTACATCAGATGAATCCAAGCTTTGGCATCAAAGGCTTGAACATGCCAACTTCAGATCGATGACTCGTATGGTCAGAGAGGGCTTGGCTGAAAACTTCATCAACTCAGTGGAGCATGATGATGTATGTGAGGTATGTCAACTAGGCAAGCAGGCCAGACTCCCATTTCCCTCGAATCAAGCTTGGAGAGCCTCTGAAAAACTCCAACTGGTGCACACTGATGTGTGTGGTCCCATGAAGACTGAGTCTTTAAGTGGAAATAGGTATTTCATactatttattgatgatttcttgAGATATTGCTAGCTTTACTTCTTGAAACAGAAATCAGAGGTGGCCTCTGTGTTTTGGAAGTTCAAGCTACTTCGCCGAGATCAAACAGTCGCAAGTCAAGACCATAAGGTCTGATAATGGGACTGAGTACACCTCAGCTCAGTTCCAAGCCTTTTGTGATAAGGCATGCATCAAACATCAGCTTACTAACATCTATACACCTCAACAAAATGGTGTAAGTGAAAGGAAGAATAGGAGCCTGATGGATATGGCTAGGTGCCTGATGATTCAGAAGAATCTGCCTAAAGCTCTATGGGCAGAAGCAGTTAACACTGCAACCTACATCCAAAACAGGCTTCCAACCAAGGCTTTGGATCATAAGACCCTATTTGAGGCCTGGTTTGGATTCAAGCCATCACTGGCTCATCTGAAGGTCTTTGGATGCATCTGTTATGCACATGTACCTGCTGTTAAAAGGGACAAATTGTCTGAAAGGGCTCGACCTGGTGTTCTGGAAGGCTATAGCACTGTCAAGAAGGGCTATAGGATCTTGGATCCTTCAACAAACAAAGTGTCAGTCAGTAGAGATGTGGCATTTGATGAAAGGTCATGTTGGAACTGGGAAAGACATGAACCTGAGGAAGTTTCAGAAGAACTTGCAGCTGATCAAGCTGAGCCAGACCAAAATGTTCCTGAAATAGACATTGATGATGAACCAGTCAGGGGAACAAGACCATTGGCTGAGATTTATGAAAGGGCTCATGTAGCCATAGCTGAACCAAGCAACTTTGAAGAGGTCAAGCTCAAGCAAGGATGGAAGGTGCAATGGTCGAGGAGATCAGCATGATTGAGAAGAACCAGACTTGGGAATTGGTTGAAATGCCAGTCAAAAGGAAGGTAATTGGGGTGAAATGGGTGTACAAAGCCAAGCAGAATGTTGATGGAACCTTGAACAAACTGAAAGCAAGGTTAGTTGTCAAGGGATTCAGTTAGAAATATGGCCTAGACTACCTAGAGACCTTTACACCAGTGGCCAGGCTTGACACCATCAGACTGCTGATTGCCTTAGTAGCACAGCTCGAATGGAAGATCCATCAACTCGATGTGAAGTCAGCTTTTTTGAATGGCTTCTTAAACGAAGACATTTATGTTGAATAACCACAAGGGTTTGAGATAGCTGGCAGAGAGCATATGGTCTACAAACTGAAGAAGACCCTATATGGCTTGAAACAGGCTCCAAGGGCCTAGTATAGCAGAATCGATGGCTACTTGATTGACTTGGGATTCGATCGAAGCAAGAGTGAGCCAACACTGTATGTTAAGAAAGAAGGGGCACAAACGCAGCTCATTGTGTCCCTGTATGTTGATGACCTGCTGGTGACAGGAGGAGATCGAACAGTGCTGGTCGATTTCAATACCAAGATGCAGGAAGTGTTTGAAATGTCTGATCTAGGTGAGATGTCCTATTTTCTTGGAATAGAGGTAAAACAAACACGGAATGGGATATTCCTAAGTCAGAAAAGCTTTGCTACAAAGATTCTGaccaagttctccatgcaaaacaGCAAGGCAACTAAAACACCTGTTGTTGTTGGAGAGAAACTATAGAGCCAAGGTGATTTTGAGAAGGTTTGTGAAACTACCTACAGAAGTCTAGTTGGTTGTTTGCTATACTTAACTACCACTAGGCCAGACATAATGTATGTTGTAGGATTGCTCTCAAGATTCTTGCATTGCTGCAATGAGAAGCATTTACAAGCTACAAAAAGAGTGCTAAGATATGTCAAAGGCACTTTAAGCTATGGTTTGAAATACAGCAAGGAAGGAAATTTGAAGCTGGTTGGCTATACTGATAGTGACTCGGCTGGCTCGATAGATGATATGAAAAGTACCTTAGGGTATGCTTTCAACCTTGGTTCAGCTATGTTCTGCTGGAGTTCGAAGAAGCAAAGCCCGGTGGCTCAATCTACTGCTGAAGCAGAGTATGTGGCAGCAGCAAGTGCTGTCAACCAAGCCATTTGGCTAAGAAAAATCATGAATGACTTGAATATGAGTCAAAAGGAAGCAACAGAGATTTACTCTGACAACCAATCTGCTGTTGCTATTGCCAAAAATCCTGTGTTCCATAGGAGAACAAAGTATTTTAGTATCAACTCAATGTTGTTCGAGAAATGGAGGAAGCAATAGAAGTCAGGCTGATTCATTGCAAGACTAATGATCAAATTGCTAATATTTTGACTAAGGCTCTTAGTGCAACTAAGTTCGAATTTTTAAGGAAGAAGTTAGGAGTTAGCAGCATGCTAACCAAGGAGGAGTGATGAAGTTGGCCAGCATGCTGCAACACCAGCCAACATGCAGACCATGAAGTTCGAACAAGGCAGCAGCTGCTTCTTCAAGTTCAAATGATCTAGTTCTggttcattttgtaatttttagttaatgaaATGTAATTTAGTCCACTTAGAACTATGTTAGGTAAATGATTGATGTAATTTGAAGTCATATGAGCTGTTAATGCAGCTTTGCTTGTATGCACAAGTTAATCACTTCAAGTTTCAATgtttagtggtgttaggtaaCCATTAGGTGTATGTTTACTGTTTTTGACAAGCTTAGTGCTTGATTTATGTATTGGCATTATGCCATTgttttttatgaatgaaatcagattattcatcaattttcctctccatttttcttatcttttctttcttcttcttgctCGAATTCTCTTGTTTGCTCAGCAAGCATCGAGGCTTGTTGTACAAGACACTTACCGAGTCAGTTATTTCTGTTACAGCACCAACACTTTGGGAGATGAACACAAGGGATGCAAGTTGCTGTTAACTTCTAGAGAGCTCAATGTTTTAGTAAATGGGATGGATGCTCAGAAAAATTTTTCCATTGGGGTTTTAAATGAAAAGGAAGCTTGGGACCTGTTCAATAAGATGGCTGGCAACTGTGATGAAAGTTGCGATTCGAAGCCTATAGCTATGGAGGTAGCCAAAAAATGTGCAGGATTGCCAATAGCCATTGCGACAGTTGCAGGGGCTTTGAGAAACAAAAGGTTGTTTGAATGGAAGAATGCTTTACGAGAACTGGACAGGCCTTCATCAAGCAACTTCACGGGGATAATTGCGGCATATTCAGCTATAGAATggagttttaattatttagaaagCGAGGAAGTTAAGCTGACTTTCTTGCTTTGTAGTGTAATAGGCCATAATGGTCTTGTTGAGGACTTGGTAAGATATACTCTAGGTTTGGGTTTATTTGATGGTGTCAAAACTACGGAAGAAGCTAGAAATAAAGTATTGACGGTTGTGGCTAATCTCAAAGCGTCTGCCTTGTTGCTTGATAGTTATAATGATGAGCGCTTTGATATCCATGATGTTGTTTGGAATGCTGCTTTAGCTATTCAATTGAAGGACTATCATATGCTTGTTTTGAGAGATCATGTTCCAAAGGAGTGGTCCGATAAGGAGAAAATGAATTGGTGGAGTGTGATCAGCTTACGTTGTCCTCAGATTATAGCTAACCTTCCTAAGGAGATGGAGCGTTCAGGTCTTTCCTTCTTCCATATGCCCGCTGCAGTTAAAATTCCTTCCAACTTTTTCAAGCAAACCGAAGGCCTCAAAGTCTTAGATTTGTTCGGAATGCAGTTTCCATCCCTACCTGAATCAATTATTCACCTCACGGACCTTCGCATGTTGTGTCTAAAAGAATGTGCAGTTGATGACATAACCATCCTTGGAGAGCTCAAGAATTTAGAAATCCTCGACCTTTCTAACTCAGGTATCAAAGAACTACCTATGGAGATGGCACAATTGACTCAATTAAGGTTGTTAGATTTGAGTTGGTGTATAGAACTCGAAATCATCCCACCAAATGTCTTATCAAGTTTGTCTAAATTAGAAGAATTATATATGGGTGGAAGCTTTGTTGAATGGGAAAAGGAAGGAGTAGTTGAAACTGAGAGGAAAAATGCAAGCCTTGACGAATTAAGCAGTTTGCCCAGTCTAACTACTTTATATGTTCATATTCTTGATGCTCAAATGATTCCAAAGCATCAATTCGTTGAGACATTGGACAAATACAATATTTGTGTAGGTGATTATAATAGGTTTGTATGGGTCCAAAATCATGAATGTTCAAGAACATTGAAGCTCAAGCTATGTACAAACATTTATTTGGAGAATGGGTTGAAAATGTTGCTGATAAAAACTGAAGACTTGCGCTTAGAGGGACTTGAAGGCATCAAGAATGTACTTGTGGAGTCAAATAATGGGAAAGATCTTCCACATTTAAAGTGACTTCATGTCAAAAATGGTATGCATGTCCAATATATCAAAATGGACAAAATTGGGTTTTCTGAATTATGCTtcatcaaacttaaaaatctaCCGCAACTCATTAGCTTTTGCTCTCAAGACGAAAGGTGTTCCATGAGTTCCAAGCCCCTACCACTTTTCAACAAACAAGTATTTGCTTGGctttattcatattttcttatacaatttttatttatatgccCACTGTTTCGTAATActtctaataataaaaataaataatattatgtaatagtTTTCGGGGATTCGAACTAAAATTATCTTTCAAATCGAAAATCATATTTCCAAATTTATGTTACATACCATCTTTCCCTTTCCCCTCCTTTTagatttttaagagaaaaaaagaattgTGTGTAAATATGTGCATTTTTTTTCCATCACTTGGAAAGCTTGTAATTGTGTTCCATTAACACCAAAATAATATGGCACAACCAGACATGTCATTGGATTACGAATTTGAGGAGCTTGATCATCAAAGAATGTGGCAAGTTGGAGCATCTGTTATCACCCTCTCTCGCTAGAAGTCTGGTGCAGCTCCAATGCTTTAGGATAGAGGATTGCAAGTGCTTAAGGGACATAATACTTATAGaggaaattgaagaagaaaggaaagatgTGATTTGTTTCCCTCGATTAAACTCCTTGTGTATAGATGGTCTTCCAAACCTCATCTTCTTCAGCTCAGGAAACCATAAAATCGAGTTCCCATTGTTGGAAGAGCTATGGATTGAGCGTTGCCCCAATTTTATAGAATTCATTAGTCAGAGTAGCAATGAGTCTGGCATGCACGCTCTCTTCAGTGAGAAGGTGATTTATTTCATTACTCTTACGCTCTTATATAATTCTGTTGATTTGTCCTTGTTATTTTGTCTGGCATTATATGAGCTAACTTTTTTACTGGCACGAATTATATATAGGTTGCATTTCCTAGGTTGGAAAAGATGTCAATCAACAAGTTGAGAAATGTGAAAATGATGTTTCATAATGACTTTGCACCAGGTTCTTTTCAAAATCTACTAAAAATAAGAGTTGAGAGATATGGGAGTCTGAAAAATCTATTTCCAGTGTCAATAGCCCAACATCTTCCACAACTTGAACATTTACGCATCACTAATTGTGGAGTGGAGGAGATTGTATCGAAAGGGGAAGGAGTGGAGGAGCAGCCTGTGAGGTTTGAGTTTTCGCAAGTGTCTTCCCTTGAGGTTACATCCCTAAAAGAGCTCAAATGTTTCTATGAAGGGCAACATACAATAGTCTGGCCCCTGTTGAACAAAATTGAAAACAGATTGTTCTGCTTTGCTAAAGATAGTGGCTTCGGAACATCTTAGATTAATCCAAGGAAATGAGCAGCCAGTTTTGTTGGTTGAAGAGGTATGTATATCATGACAACTATATTTCTTTTCATGATTTAAGCCACCGTCACATTCATCTAATTTGGAttggtttgattttatattgattttgttGAGATTTAATCATCGATATCAAACAccaaaattgtagatcttatgtTCTTTTTAAGCATATAGATCAACATTGTGCCTAACTTGTTTATGTTTAATTGGTTTCAAGGTCATTCCCAATTTAGAGGAACTTGagttattaaattttggtgatATGGACCAGTTTCCACCAGCCTTGTTTCAAGATATTAAAGTGATTGTAGTGCGTGGTGGCTCTCGATCTTCTATATTTCCTTTCGTTCGAAGATTTTACAATTTGGATAGTTTTAAGCTTTGtgattttgatttcaaatacGTAGTCCCTTGTAAAGGAGACGTTGGGACTCTCACACCAATTAGAAATCTGATACTGGATCGTGCCATGAATCTTAATCATATATGGAGGAAAGATTCGGAGTTTGACCATATTCTTTCTAATCTCCAAAAACTCGAAGTTTGGGAATGTgatgatttgataaatattacAGTCTCCTCCTCATCTTTGCAAAATCTCACAACTTTGAAAGTGTCATCTTGTCAAATGATGACAAACTTAGTTACACCCTTAGTGGTTAAGAATCTTGTGCAATTAACGAGAATGAGGGTGACGGGGTGCACTAAAATGACAGACATAGTGGGAAATGGGGGAGACTGCCATCAGACAATAGTTGTGAGTAAATTGAAATGTTTAGAACTACGCTATTTACAGAGCCTCACAAGCTTTTGTTCAAGGAATTACACCTCCAACTTCCCTTGTTTGGAAGAATTAGTTGTGGAACGTTGTCCTAGATTAAAGACCTTTACTGAAGGAGTTTTAAGCACCCCACAGTTACAAAGAGTAAAACAGTCGAGTTGCCGTGAGAAATGGAGTTGGGCAAGTGACTTAAATACCACCATACAACAGCTCTACACGGAAAAGGTACAAAGTTATTATTAAGTTCATAAAACTAGTTAGCTTCTTCCTGTCCTAgtacaattaattttattaatacttCATTAATCATTGAAGAGTGTTTATCgttattttgttattgtttgcATTTTCTATTTGTGATTGCCATCTACTggaataatattataatttttttttaggatGAATTCTATGACGGATAGGATTTGGACATCTCTGACACAATTCCCAAGTCAATAGAAATATGGATTAGAAACCCTCAAGAAATTTTGGGCTTCAAAAACCTTGTTTCGTTGCATTTTTATAAATGTAGTAGCTTGAAGTACATATTTACTTCATCTATGCTTTTGAGCCTCAATCAACTAcaagtgataaaagtaaaagaatgcAGTTCAATGGAACAAGTGGTTAGGGAGGAAGCAATGACAAATAAATTCACATTTCTTGCACTCTTCTCCATAAGAATTGAGTTGTGTTCCAACTTGACAAATTTCTATTTGGGAAGTCAAGCTCTTGAATTTCCAGAGCTGAGAAATATCACGATAGCTGAGTGTCCAAAAATGACTACATTTTCTTCCTCAGTTTCAAGAGGAAGTGGAGATGCAAGTGAAAACGTGGTTGGCGAGGGGGGCATCTATGATAACCCTGCAATATTTTTCAGCAATAAGGTAAGTTTAGTATTCAATATTTATCTGCACAActtatttcacattttccttttatttgattaatttatatgAGTGTGTCtggtctatatatatatattagaattaatGTCACGTGATACGTgttgtataaataaatatacgtAATAcgtgataaatattaataaataagataatatttttaatttgaagtttaaagtataaataaatatataaaataagaataaaggAAAACTTAAAAGTGAAATACTAATAAACAATAAGAATTTAAGAgaagttttaaagttttaaagttggagagttaaataaattatcaatgcCTAACTCTTTTTAAGGTAACTCATTAAATAACTTAAGTAATTAATGTAAATCAGTAATGGAAACTACATAAATATGTGAGTCCAACTTAATTAGAAACAAGCATATTTCCTGTCGAATCGCATCAATAATAATCATTCAACAATCATTATAGTATATATGAAAGCTCCAAGTTGTATAGAAAAAGGCttctttctttaaaaagaaaaaataaaataaaattttgctttAGGTTAGATTTATGCTGCTGAACATTTCATCTAAGTAAAAAAGGTCTACGTCTGCTAGCTATATTTGTTGGAACATTTGGCAGCAGCAAAAGAAGAGAACAGAGAGCATAACAATGAAGCAAGGTGCAAGAAGTATTTTTACTTGCTCACAAATGTGCAGTAAGGGAGCTTATGGCTGATAGCCTATTCAGCTCATTCATTCAACTAGaaaaaacatacatttataGTCAAATACAGCAGCATCTGGAATTGTCCTTCGTTAACATTCATGAGATATGGCACCACCCATCCTCCCCATCTGTCGGATGCCTAAATTCCTTGCAAGTGAAGAGGTGTCACAATTTGAAATACCTGTTCTAGTCTTTCTTGGTAAAAGATCTTGTGCAACTATTACGCCTTGAAATTTTGGACTGTAATATGATGGAACAAGTAATATTCACGGATGGATTGGTTGAAGAACATCAAGGGAGGAATCAGATGTTTTTCTCTGAACTAGAATTGCTGTGGCTAAAAGACCTTCCAAAACTCACAAGTTTCTGCTTTGAGAATTACTTTGAATTCCAATGTTTGACAGATTTAGAACTAACAAATTATCCATTGCTAAAAACATTCATCACTAAATGTGTATCCGAAGATGAACCTGAAATTGGCCAACATGTACAAGCGAGTAACTTGGAGGTTCATAACTCATCTCTCCTCAATGAAAAGGTGTTGGTGTTAAGAGGAAACAGCAAGCTGATTTGAGCTTGCTTGGACAGCAAGTGTCGAGCCTTGCTGAAGAAACAATcgaagaggaaagaaaaaaaaatatgcaatggaaaacagaaaagaaagagataaatttgaatgaaaatgagcTGAAGCTTTCATTAACAACAAAATGAGGCATTAAGCCATTACATATATTAGTCAACTTGGAAAGTAAAACTTGCAAACAAGTAAACACCTAATCAGTCACCTAACCCCACTAATTTACATTGAAACTTGCAAGATTAACTTGCTTACATAGCTTTGTTGATTTTCAGTCAATCAACATCAAAACATTTACCTACtaagttcaaaatgaactagattacaaaaGAATTACATGAGAACTAAATGTAGTAAGTAAACTAGCAACTTCTAGCTTCAGTTGCTGCACAGCAAGGCTCGAATGCCTGCTACGTTTTCTTTTTGCATGGCCACATTTGCATGGGAAGCTGATTGCATGGGAACTAACTTTAACACTCCTCCTTAGTTTCTATGCTGGTAACACCTAGCTTTCCTTTTAATTTAACAAACCTTGACACATTGAGTGCCTTGGTAAAGATGTCTACAATTTGCTCCTCCGAATTGCAATGAACCAGCTCGATTTTATGAGCTTGTTCCATCTCCCTTGTAACATGTAACTTGATATTGAAGTGCTTGGTTCTGCCATGGAAGATGggattctttgcaattgcaacagcagATTTGTTGTCACAGTAAATCTCTGTTGCTTCTTCTTGGTTTTGGTTTAAATCAGCCAAGATTTTTCTAAGCCATATGACTTGATTCACAGCAGATGCAGCAGCAACATATTCAGCTTCTGCTGTTGATTGTGCCACCAGACTCTGTTTCTTAGAACTCCAGCAAAACATGCATGAGCCAAGGCTAAAAGCATATCCAGATGTGCTC
This genomic window from Gossypium raimondii isolate GPD5lz chromosome 10, ASM2569854v1, whole genome shotgun sequence contains:
- the LOC105775684 gene encoding uncharacterized protein LOC105775684 is translated as MNLNHIWRKDSEFDHILSNLQKLEVWECDDLINITVSSSSLQNLTTLKVSSCQMMTNLVTPLVVKNLVQLTRMRVTGCTKMTDIVGNGGDCHQTIVVSKLKCLELRYLQSLTSFCSRNYTSNFPCLEELVVERCPRLKTFTEGVLSTPQLQRVKQSSCREKWSWASDLNTTIQQLYTEKDEFYDG